A stretch of the Haloarcula ordinaria genome encodes the following:
- a CDS encoding cation:proton antiporter, giving the protein MVEFETALLVVAGTFVIFAVVALYRVFAGPTPFDRIIAVNVVGTNTVIAIALVAGAFDQSVFLDIALVYALLNFLLSIAFSKFTVERGGVL; this is encoded by the coding sequence ATGGTTGAGTTCGAGACGGCGCTGCTGGTCGTCGCCGGCACCTTCGTCATCTTCGCCGTCGTCGCGCTCTACCGCGTCTTCGCCGGGCCGACGCCGTTCGACCGAATCATCGCCGTCAACGTCGTCGGGACGAACACCGTCATCGCCATCGCGCTGGTCGCCGGCGCCTTCGACCAGTCGGTGTTCCTCGACATCGCGCTCGTCTACGCGCTGTTGAACTTCCTGCTGTCCATCGCGTTCTCGAAGTTCACCGTCGAGCGGGGAGGTGTGCTGTGA
- the mnhG gene encoding monovalent cation/H(+) antiporter subunit G, with translation MTPLEWAIVALAALGAFFGGVAAVGIVRLPDIYTRAHAASKSDTLGAVLALVAVALAIQTNLSTIKAVFLLLFMFLTNPTAAHAIARAAEDQGIRPWTVDDREGDG, from the coding sequence GTGACGCCCCTCGAGTGGGCCATCGTCGCCCTCGCGGCGCTCGGGGCCTTCTTCGGTGGCGTCGCGGCCGTCGGCATCGTCCGGTTGCCGGACATCTACACGCGTGCACACGCGGCATCGAAGAGCGATACACTCGGTGCCGTCCTCGCTCTGGTTGCCGTCGCGCTCGCCATCCAGACCAACCTCTCGACCATCAAGGCCGTGTTCCTGCTGCTCTTCATGTTCCTGACGAACCCGACGGCGGCACACGCCATCGCGCGTGCGGCCGAGGACCAGGGCATCCGCCCGTGGACCGTCGATGACCGGGAGGGTGATGGATGA
- a CDS encoding DUF4040 domain-containing protein: MTLTFIEAALIVFVVACALGAALLRDLLSSVIAFAAYSLGVSIIWVILQAPDVGLTEAAVGAGIMTILFLLAMANTVRPDEEERLEPVRLRTVLGVGAFVVVLGATVPSLPAIGDPTAPVVAGEVSQYYIANAYDETGVKNAVTAVLAAYRGFDTLGEAVVVFVAGVAALSVLRQEVFA; encoded by the coding sequence ATGACGCTGACCTTCATCGAGGCGGCGCTCATCGTGTTCGTCGTCGCCTGTGCGCTGGGCGCGGCGCTGCTGCGGGACCTGCTCTCCTCTGTCATCGCCTTCGCGGCCTACAGCCTGGGCGTCTCCATCATCTGGGTCATCCTGCAGGCCCCCGACGTCGGCCTGACCGAGGCCGCGGTGGGTGCCGGCATCATGACCATCCTGTTCCTGCTGGCGATGGCCAACACGGTCCGGCCTGACGAGGAGGAACGCCTCGAGCCGGTCCGACTCCGGACAGTGCTCGGGGTCGGCGCGTTCGTCGTCGTCCTCGGTGCGACCGTTCCCTCGCTGCCGGCCATCGGTGACCCGACGGCCCCGGTCGTCGCCGGCGAAGTCTCGCAGTACTACATCGCCAACGCCTACGACGAGACGGGCGTCAAGAACGCGGTGACGGCGGTGCTGGCGGCCTATCGTGGCTTCGACACGCTCGGCGAGGCGGTCGTCGTCTTCGTCGCCGGCGTGGCCGCGCTGTCGGTCCTCCGGCAGGAGGTGTTCGCATGA
- a CDS encoding Na(+)/H(+) antiporter subunit B, producing MSADDQSTLYVESTIIMTTVRVVAPFVLTFALFVMFHGADSPGGGFQGGVIAGATVMMLAFAYGIESARQWVDVRAVAALASGGVLVFAAIGLGAIALGGNFLQYNEYLFIYKEASKYGIELVELGIGAIVASVAIGLFFLLAAGFGHAVDGEGEA from the coding sequence ATGAGCGCCGACGACCAATCGACCCTCTACGTCGAGAGCACCATCATCATGACGACGGTCCGGGTCGTCGCGCCGTTCGTGCTGACCTTCGCCCTGTTCGTGATGTTCCACGGCGCTGACTCGCCGGGCGGCGGGTTCCAGGGCGGTGTCATCGCCGGGGCCACGGTGATGATGCTGGCCTTCGCCTACGGCATCGAGTCGGCTCGCCAGTGGGTCGACGTCCGGGCCGTCGCGGCGCTCGCCTCGGGCGGCGTCCTCGTCTTTGCCGCCATCGGCCTGGGCGCCATCGCGCTCGGGGGGAACTTCCTGCAGTACAACGAGTACCTGTTCATCTACAAGGAGGCGAGCAAGTACGGCATCGAACTGGTCGAACTGGGCATCGGTGCCATCGTCGCCAGCGTCGCCATCGGCCTCTTCTTCCTGCTGGCTGCCGGGTTCGGACACGCCGTCGACGGGGAGGGAGAGGCATGA
- a CDS encoding cation:proton antiporter subunit C, with translation MIVDLLLTRYNYYAVVVLLGIGLYMLIESRNLVKKVIGMNIFQTGIFLFFITLSFRAGANPPVIEDGGGPYVSPLPHVLILTAIVVGVSLTAVALALIIRIYSEYGTLDEETLKQLYYD, from the coding sequence ATGATCGTCGACCTGCTGCTGACGCGGTACAACTACTACGCCGTCGTGGTGCTGCTCGGCATCGGGCTGTACATGCTCATCGAGTCGCGCAACCTCGTGAAGAAGGTCATCGGGATGAACATCTTCCAGACGGGCATCTTCCTGTTTTTCATCACGCTGTCCTTCCGGGCCGGGGCCAACCCGCCGGTCATCGAGGACGGCGGGGGGCCGTACGTCAGCCCGCTGCCCCACGTCCTCATCCTGACCGCCATCGTCGTGGGGGTGAGCCTGACGGCGGTGGCGCTCGCACTCATCATCCGCATCTACTCGGAGTACGGGACGCTGGACGAAGAGACGCTCAAACAGCTCTACTATGATTGA
- a CDS encoding monovalent cation/H+ antiporter subunit D family protein encodes MIEQLPVLLVVLPIVGGAIPLVASLVSNRAGWSIATITMAVHTALAGWLAWSVGTSGTIDYAVGGFTIPYGIELVVDGLSAAVVLLVSAVALGLLAYARRAGPRSNAFYSQYLLLVTGLTGMAVTGDVFNLYVFLEITGLAAYGLVASGREASSAVAALKYLIIGTVGASLYLLGVGYLLAVTGTLNMADLADKLAAVGYGSPLVLTAFGLMVGGLTVKVALFPLHTWQPDAYANAPDTVSAFISALVSTIAAYALARILFSVFTVEFLTAVPVARWTLIGLACVSIVAGSALAVSQNSVQRMLAYSSVSQFGLVVAGFTIATPTAVVGATVHLLGHAVMKGGLFAATGVIERDTGATTVSGYSGMASRVPLAGGAFAVLALAMVGVPPAIGFVGKWYIVVGAVRAEIWSVVVVLLASTLLTLAYFAKLVERLYFAEPTIYGEEGADDAGTAPVADGGDSPVSTGMLAVVFVAAVLAVALVAAVPALEQTLLETLPPLLDQ; translated from the coding sequence ATGATTGAACAACTCCCCGTCTTACTGGTCGTTCTCCCCATCGTCGGCGGTGCGATTCCGCTGGTGGCGAGTCTCGTCTCCAACCGTGCCGGCTGGTCCATCGCGACCATCACGATGGCCGTCCACACCGCACTCGCGGGGTGGCTCGCCTGGTCGGTCGGGACCAGCGGGACCATCGACTACGCGGTCGGTGGGTTCACCATCCCCTACGGCATCGAACTCGTGGTCGACGGCCTCTCGGCGGCCGTCGTCCTGCTGGTGAGCGCCGTCGCGCTGGGCCTGCTCGCCTACGCTCGCCGCGCCGGGCCGCGCTCGAACGCGTTCTACAGCCAGTACCTGCTGCTGGTGACCGGTCTCACCGGGATGGCCGTCACCGGCGACGTGTTCAACCTCTACGTCTTCCTCGAGATTACCGGCCTGGCGGCGTACGGTCTGGTCGCGAGCGGTCGCGAGGCCAGTTCGGCCGTCGCCGCGCTGAAGTACCTAATCATCGGGACGGTCGGCGCGTCGCTGTACCTGCTGGGCGTCGGCTACCTGCTCGCGGTGACGGGGACGCTCAACATGGCCGACCTCGCGGACAAGCTCGCGGCAGTCGGCTACGGGTCGCCGCTCGTCCTCACGGCGTTCGGCCTGATGGTCGGCGGGCTGACGGTGAAGGTGGCGCTGTTCCCACTGCACACCTGGCAACCCGACGCCTACGCCAACGCGCCCGACACGGTGAGCGCGTTCATCTCGGCGCTCGTCTCGACCATCGCGGCGTATGCGCTGGCCCGCATCCTGTTTTCGGTGTTCACCGTCGAGTTCCTCACCGCGGTGCCGGTCGCCCGGTGGACGCTCATCGGGCTGGCCTGCGTGAGCATCGTCGCCGGGAGCGCGCTCGCGGTGTCGCAAAACAGCGTCCAGCGGATGCTCGCGTACTCCTCGGTCTCGCAGTTCGGCCTCGTCGTCGCCGGCTTCACCATCGCGACGCCGACGGCCGTCGTGGGCGCGACGGTCCACCTCCTGGGCCACGCCGTGATGAAAGGGGGACTGTTCGCCGCGACCGGCGTCATCGAGCGCGACACCGGCGCGACGACGGTCAGTGGCTACTCCGGGATGGCGAGCCGCGTCCCGCTGGCTGGCGGCGCGTTCGCCGTCCTCGCACTGGCGATGGTCGGCGTCCCCCCGGCTATCGGCTTCGTCGGCAAGTGGTACATCGTCGTCGGCGCCGTCCGGGCCGAGATCTGGTCGGTCGTCGTCGTCCTGCTGGCGAGTACGCTCCTGACGCTGGCGTACTTCGCGAAGCTCGTCGAACGGCTCTACTTCGCCGAGCCGACCATCTACGGCGAGGAGGGCGCCGACGACGCCGGCACGGCGCCGGTCGCCGACGGCGGTGACAGCCCGGTTTCGACCGGCATGCTCGCCGTCGTCTTCGTCGCCGCCGTCCTCGCCGTCGCCCTCGTCGCCGCGGTACCGGCACTCGAACAGACGCTCCTCGAAACGCTCCCACCGCTCCTGGACCAATGA
- a CDS encoding proton-conducting transporter membrane subunit, with protein MTDVASLRPLLAVLVSAIAIPVILSLKERPNVREGVTIAVALSKFAIVASMVPGVLSGTRYVFSVGQFATGIELALRVDPLGLLFGLLASLLWIVTSFYSIGYMRGLDEHAQTRYFAAFAASLASAIGVAFSANLLTLFVFYELLTVSTYPLVTHDETDVARAAGRKYLAYTFGGGVAVLGGTVLVFFLTGTGITSGTTTFTPGGIAALASADPTLARAAFALLVAGFGVKAALMPMHSWLPDAMVAPTPVSGLLHAVAVVKSGVFGIARVVLDVFGPDVMADLGVDLPLAAVAALTLLTASVIALRKDNLKRRLAYSTISQLSYIVLGLALLEGPALVGGLLHIPAHAFMKLTLFFCAGAIHVETHTDDISDMAGIGRRMPLTMAAFGVAAAGMAGIPLVAGFVSKWYIIIGALEGGSLVFAGALLVSGVLNIAYFWPIVYQAYFETPESHDEKPLIEEMLGGRTAALTDGGDETAPETTTDDAEIPRPEHVDHLGKHHEDQEYHGGPPEGGWERRNWLGGESTWFMLAPILTAATLSLLLGIVPDTAVFLRIVEAIVTGLPGVVA; from the coding sequence ATGACAGACGTCGCCTCACTCAGACCCCTGTTGGCAGTGCTCGTGTCGGCCATAGCGATTCCAGTCATCCTCTCGCTGAAGGAGCGGCCCAACGTCCGCGAGGGCGTCACCATCGCCGTGGCGCTCTCGAAGTTCGCCATCGTCGCGAGCATGGTCCCCGGCGTGCTCTCTGGCACTCGGTACGTCTTCTCGGTCGGCCAGTTCGCGACCGGCATCGAACTCGCCCTGCGCGTCGACCCGCTCGGTCTCCTGTTTGGCCTGCTCGCGAGTCTGCTCTGGATTGTCACGAGCTTCTACTCCATCGGCTACATGCGCGGCCTGGACGAACACGCTCAGACGCGCTACTTCGCCGCGTTCGCCGCGAGCCTCGCTTCGGCCATCGGCGTCGCGTTCTCGGCGAACCTGCTGACACTGTTCGTCTTCTACGAGCTGCTGACCGTCTCGACGTACCCGCTGGTTACCCACGACGAGACCGATGTGGCCCGCGCCGCCGGCCGGAAGTACCTCGCCTACACCTTCGGCGGCGGCGTCGCGGTCCTCGGTGGTACCGTCCTCGTCTTCTTCCTCACCGGGACGGGCATCACCAGCGGGACGACGACGTTCACGCCCGGTGGAATCGCCGCGCTCGCCAGCGCCGACCCGACACTCGCACGCGCCGCGTTCGCGCTACTGGTCGCCGGATTCGGCGTGAAGGCGGCGCTGATGCCGATGCACTCCTGGCTCCCGGACGCGATGGTCGCGCCGACGCCCGTCTCGGGCCTGCTGCACGCCGTCGCTGTCGTCAAGAGCGGCGTCTTCGGCATCGCCCGCGTCGTGCTCGACGTCTTCGGCCCCGACGTGATGGCCGACCTCGGCGTCGACCTTCCGCTGGCTGCGGTGGCCGCCCTCACTCTGCTGACTGCCAGCGTCATCGCGCTCCGCAAAGACAACCTCAAGCGACGGCTGGCCTACTCGACCATCAGCCAGCTCTCGTACATCGTGCTGGGCCTCGCGTTGCTCGAAGGCCCTGCCCTCGTCGGTGGCTTGCTCCACATCCCCGCGCACGCCTTCATGAAACTCACCCTGTTCTTCTGTGCGGGGGCCATCCACGTCGAGACCCACACCGACGACATCAGCGACATGGCCGGCATCGGGAGACGGATGCCGCTGACGATGGCCGCCTTCGGCGTCGCGGCCGCCGGGATGGCCGGCATCCCGCTGGTCGCCGGGTTCGTCAGCAAGTGGTACATCATCATCGGCGCGCTCGAGGGCGGGAGCCTCGTCTTCGCCGGGGCCCTGCTGGTCTCGGGTGTGCTCAACATCGCGTACTTCTGGCCCATCGTCTATCAGGCGTACTTCGAGACACCCGAATCGCACGACGAGAAGCCGCTCATCGAGGAGATGCTGGGCGGTCGCACCGCCGCGCTGACTGACGGCGGTGACGAGACGGCCCCCGAGACCACCACTGACGACGCGGAGATTCCCCGCCCCGAACACGTCGACCACCTCGGGAAGCACCACGAGGACCAAGAGTACCACGGTGGCCCACCCGAGGGCGGCTGGGAGCGGCGGAACTGGCTCGGCGGTGAGAGTACCTGGTTCATGCTCGCACCCATCCTCACGGCCGCCACCCTCTCGCTCCTGCTTGGCATCGTCCCCGACACCGCGGTCTTCCTCCGCATCGTCGAGGCAATCGTCACCGGCCTCCCGGGGGTGGTCGCCTGA
- a CDS encoding Na(+)/H(+) antiporter subunit D: MSTLTLLPPVVVVLVTALLVAVLPRKPGHALGALVPALAVPWSLSVPAGTHLQTSFLGFQAAFLNVDEFSRLMGLIFGIIGTVAVLYSYASKAESLQTAFALSYVATSFGAVFAGDWLSLIFFWELMAVTSTLLVWHYRGAAVRAGFRYALLHGIGGTLLMAAILQHYVAQGTFLFTGDGITAGLPAALAAVGIGVNVGFIGLHAWLPDTYPRPHIAASVFLCVFTTKTGVYGMYRAFPDGHVAIAYMGGGMAVFGAMFALFQNDMRRLLSYHIQSQVGYMVAGVGIGTTLAQAGAFAHVYNHILYKALLFMTAGVVIYRTGNENLKKLGGLAREMPITAVAFTVAALSIAGFPGFNGFVSKGIVIAGAHYDFAAGPLTLGTDRTTLEWLLLLGGVGTFMSFIKFGYYAFFHGEYDGTVKDANRGQTVAMVAVAVLCVAYGLLPGTLFSILPFDVTSESVVSHVYVTYTVDHIVEGLALAIAGLIGFYATKKPLSKLGRVPDVDSLYNPAVFYGMRVLVVGVTDLYAAVDRAVVRGTAVTTRVVSEPNTVVRRLQDTAGNDDSLAYPLRAGIGFSILVLAVFVALALIALS, encoded by the coding sequence ATGTCGACGCTGACGCTCCTGCCGCCGGTCGTCGTCGTGCTGGTGACGGCGCTGTTGGTGGCGGTACTGCCCCGAAAGCCCGGCCACGCTCTCGGCGCGCTCGTGCCTGCGCTGGCCGTCCCGTGGTCGCTCTCGGTCCCGGCCGGCACACACCTCCAGACGTCGTTCCTCGGGTTCCAGGCGGCCTTCCTCAACGTCGACGAGTTCTCGCGCCTGATGGGACTCATCTTCGGCATCATCGGGACCGTCGCGGTCCTGTACTCCTACGCGAGCAAGGCAGAGAGCCTCCAGACGGCGTTCGCGCTCTCGTACGTCGCGACGAGCTTCGGCGCTGTCTTCGCCGGTGACTGGCTCTCGCTCATCTTCTTCTGGGAGCTGATGGCCGTCACCAGCACGCTGCTGGTCTGGCACTACCGCGGGGCCGCCGTCCGTGCCGGGTTCCGCTACGCGCTGTTGCACGGCATCGGCGGGACACTCCTGATGGCCGCCATCCTCCAGCACTACGTCGCGCAGGGAACCTTCCTGTTCACCGGCGACGGCATCACCGCGGGCCTCCCCGCAGCGCTCGCCGCCGTCGGTATCGGCGTCAACGTCGGCTTCATCGGCCTGCACGCTTGGCTGCCCGACACCTACCCGCGCCCCCACATCGCCGCCAGCGTGTTCCTCTGTGTCTTCACGACGAAGACCGGTGTCTACGGGATGTACCGGGCGTTCCCGGACGGCCACGTCGCCATCGCGTACATGGGCGGTGGGATGGCTGTCTTCGGTGCGATGTTCGCGCTGTTCCAGAACGATATGCGTCGCCTCCTCTCCTATCACATCCAGTCGCAGGTCGGGTACATGGTCGCCGGCGTCGGCATCGGGACGACGCTGGCCCAGGCCGGCGCGTTCGCGCACGTCTACAACCACATCCTCTACAAGGCGCTGCTGTTCATGACCGCCGGCGTCGTCATCTATCGCACCGGCAACGAGAACCTGAAGAAACTCGGCGGCCTCGCCCGCGAGATGCCCATCACCGCCGTCGCGTTCACCGTCGCGGCGCTCTCGATCGCGGGCTTCCCTGGTTTCAACGGCTTCGTCAGCAAGGGCATCGTCATCGCCGGCGCGCACTACGACTTCGCGGCGGGGCCGCTGACGCTGGGCACCGACCGCACTACGCTCGAATGGCTCCTCCTGCTCGGTGGCGTCGGTACGTTCATGTCGTTCATCAAGTTCGGCTACTACGCCTTCTTCCACGGCGAGTACGACGGCACCGTGAAGGACGCCAACCGTGGCCAGACCGTCGCGATGGTCGCCGTCGCCGTGCTGTGTGTCGCTTACGGCCTCCTTCCGGGGACGCTGTTCAGCATCCTCCCGTTCGACGTGACCAGCGAGAGCGTCGTCTCGCACGTCTACGTCACGTACACGGTCGACCACATCGTCGAGGGCCTCGCGCTCGCCATCGCAGGTCTCATCGGGTTCTACGCGACGAAGAAGCCCCTCTCGAAGCTCGGGCGCGTCCCCGACGTCGACTCGCTGTACAACCCCGCCGTGTTCTACGGGATGCGCGTCCTCGTCGTCGGCGTTACTGACCTCTACGCCGCCGTCGACCGCGCGGTGGTCCGGGGCACCGCGGTGACGACGCGGGTGGTTTCGGAACCGAACACGGTCGTTCGACGGCTCCAGGACACCGCAGGGAACGACGACTCGCTGGCCTACCCGCTCCGTGCCGGCATCGGGTTCAGCATCCTCGTCCTCGCGGTGTTCGTCGCGCTGGCACTGATCGCGCTGTCCTGA
- a CDS encoding type IV pilin N-terminal domain-containing protein — protein MNPKQLIHDDDAVSPVIGVILMVAITVILAAVIATFVLGLGDQVSNTAPQASFSFDYSSSGPTLDITHDGGDTIQGSELYVVVDGSRYGWDSGALGGGSEVSAGNSVTVTNADESLDASSKVRVVYEAAEGGNSATLGEWEGPQA, from the coding sequence ATGAACCCGAAACAACTCATCCACGACGACGACGCTGTCTCGCCGGTCATCGGTGTCATCCTGATGGTCGCGATTACAGTTATCCTCGCCGCCGTCATCGCAACGTTCGTCCTCGGTCTCGGTGACCAGGTCAGTAATACCGCGCCGCAAGCCAGTTTCTCATTTGACTACAGCAGCTCTGGGCCTACGCTGGATATAACTCACGACGGCGGGGACACGATTCAGGGCTCTGAGCTCTACGTCGTCGTTGACGGTAGTCGATACGGCTGGGACAGCGGTGCCTTGGGTGGTGGCTCTGAGGTATCTGCAGGAAATTCAGTAACTGTTACTAATGCTGATGAAAGTCTCGATGCTTCAAGCAAGGTCCGTGTCGTCTATGAGGCCGCTGAGGGTGGAAACTCTGCAACCCTCGGCGAGTGGGAAGGCCCACAGGCGTAA
- a CDS encoding DUF7344 domain-containing protein encodes MSQETKVSKARSPNDKLSKGEIFDVLQNERRRYVLQYLRTNGGPVKLGELASDVAAKEYDCTPDEVSSAQRKRVYTTLQQTHLPRMDEAGIVEYDSENGVIDTTSHTTELTVYLEIVPGSEFPWREYYLSLGAISLAVVAILWVGIYPFTLVPPLVWATVMAVVLTISAVYHTFVAREVTLTEYAASREESE; translated from the coding sequence ATGAGCCAGGAGACGAAGGTGTCTAAGGCTCGATCACCGAACGACAAACTGTCCAAAGGCGAGATTTTCGACGTCCTCCAGAACGAACGCCGTCGCTACGTCCTCCAGTATCTCCGAACGAACGGCGGTCCGGTCAAACTGGGAGAGCTGGCGTCGGACGTGGCCGCGAAAGAGTACGACTGCACACCGGACGAAGTCTCGAGTGCGCAGCGAAAGCGGGTCTACACCACCCTCCAGCAGACGCACCTCCCGCGGATGGACGAGGCTGGTATCGTGGAATACGACTCTGAGAACGGCGTCATCGATACAACGTCCCATACGACCGAATTGACGGTATACCTCGAGATCGTCCCCGGGAGCGAGTTCCCCTGGCGGGAGTACTACCTCTCGCTGGGGGCCATCAGCCTCGCTGTCGTCGCGATTCTCTGGGTCGGCATCTACCCATTCACGCTCGTCCCCCCGCTGGTCTGGGCCACGGTGATGGCCGTCGTGCTCACTATCTCGGCCGTGTACCACACCTTCGTCGCGAGAGAGGTCACGCTCACTGAGTACGCGGCTTCACGGGAAGAAAGCGAGTAG
- a CDS encoding type IV pilin N-terminal domain-containing protein, translating to MDIKQLIHDDDAVSPVIGVILMVAITVILAAVIASFVLGLGDQAQQTTPQASFSFDYDESTGPADQGVLSITHDGGDTIQGNSIFIRGSGFASGEGSDDWNTTGGVNIVSENSTQSWEGHTSDSEISAGNSINVASNSDYDFRVVFESQEGDSSATLAQDEGPDA from the coding sequence ATGGATATCAAACAACTCATCCACGACGACGACGCTGTCTCGCCGGTCATCGGGGTCATCCTGATGGTCGCGATCACGGTCATCCTGGCCGCGGTCATCGCGTCGTTCGTCCTCGGACTAGGCGACCAGGCACAGCAAACGACTCCGCAGGCGAGTTTTTCGTTCGACTACGATGAGAGCACCGGCCCAGCAGACCAAGGGGTTCTATCGATAACGCACGACGGTGGTGACACAATCCAGGGCAACAGCATATTCATTCGTGGCTCAGGATTCGCCAGTGGTGAGGGTTCTGATGACTGGAACACTACTGGTGGAGTCAACATTGTCTCTGAAAATAGCACTCAGTCCTGGGAGGGTCATACGTCAGACAGTGAAATTTCCGCTGGTAACAGCATTAACGTTGCTTCAAACAGCGATTACGACTTCCGGGTCGTCTTCGAATCCCAGGAGGGTGACAGCTCAGCGACCCTCGCTCAGGACGAAGGCCCCGACGCATAA
- the hpt gene encoding hypoxanthine/guanine phosphoribosyltransferase has protein sequence MDQLKNSLLEAPIIEKDGYHYFVHPISDGVPMLRPELLREIVIKIIRKAELDDIDKIVTPAAMGIHISTAVSLMTDIPLVVVRKRKYGLDGEVSLSQVTGYSENEMYVNDVYEGDRVLVLDDVLSTGGTLAALTGALEDIGADICDVVSVIKKDNGTNELDEAGYDAKTLINVKVVDGEVVITDEHGDG, from the coding sequence ATGGACCAGCTCAAGAACTCGCTGCTCGAGGCTCCAATCATCGAGAAAGACGGGTATCACTACTTCGTCCACCCCATCAGCGACGGCGTGCCGATGCTCCGGCCGGAACTCCTCCGCGAGATCGTCATCAAGATCATCCGGAAGGCCGAGCTCGACGACATCGACAAGATCGTCACGCCCGCCGCGATGGGCATCCACATCTCGACGGCGGTGTCGCTAATGACGGACATCCCGCTGGTCGTCGTCCGCAAGCGCAAGTACGGCCTCGACGGCGAGGTGTCGCTCTCGCAGGTCACCGGCTACTCCGAGAACGAGATGTACGTCAACGACGTCTACGAGGGCGACCGGGTGCTGGTCCTCGACGACGTCCTCTCGACTGGTGGCACCCTTGCCGCGCTCACCGGTGCGCTCGAGGACATCGGCGCCGACATCTGTGACGTCGTCAGCGTCATCAAGAAGGACAACGGGACGAACGAGCTCGACGAGGCCGGTTACGACGCGAAGACGCTCATCAACGTCAAAGTCGTCGACGGCGAGGTCGTCATCACCGACGAGCACGGCGACGGCTGA
- a CDS encoding CPBP family intramembrane glutamic endopeptidase, with protein sequence MIIGFAVGGRLLLAPLLPQLTLDGVGLLLNWLFVGLTLALVAWLGWWDKIRLLAPVNRRALVYLLPFAVAVAIPVVFGLAIPDVSLVRGEILPDWATLLVLIVGVALGAALFEEILYRGVLLRALESRGHLVAGVVTATAFGLTHVSKIILGGSVAEWLPSMILIIPLGIGLAAVAFRLESIWPLIVWHFAVDVTGLLSAGQSQAYTLTTLGFIFFVGVMGVWLLWQDDRTAEAELSRDGSAIHTES encoded by the coding sequence GTGATTATCGGATTCGCCGTCGGAGGTCGGCTCCTCCTTGCGCCGCTCCTTCCACAACTCACACTCGACGGTGTCGGACTCCTGTTGAACTGGCTGTTCGTCGGCCTCACTCTCGCACTGGTCGCGTGGCTTGGATGGTGGGACAAAATACGGCTCCTCGCTCCGGTCAACCGTCGGGCGCTGGTGTACCTCCTCCCGTTCGCCGTAGCGGTGGCGATACCTGTCGTGTTCGGACTCGCGATTCCCGACGTGTCCCTCGTCCGGGGTGAGATACTCCCCGACTGGGCGACCCTCCTCGTCTTGATTGTTGGCGTTGCGCTCGGTGCGGCGCTCTTCGAGGAAATCCTCTACCGGGGCGTCTTGCTCCGAGCGCTCGAGTCACGGGGCCACCTCGTTGCTGGCGTCGTCACTGCAACCGCGTTCGGTCTCACGCACGTCTCGAAGATTATCCTCGGGGGCTCCGTCGCCGAGTGGCTGCCGTCGATGATTCTCATCATCCCGCTGGGTATCGGGCTCGCGGCAGTCGCCTTCCGTCTCGAGAGCATCTGGCCACTGATCGTCTGGCACTTCGCTGTCGACGTGACGGGACTTCTCAGCGCCGGCCAATCACAGGCGTACACACTCACGACACTCGGCTTCATCTTCTTCGTCGGCGTGATGGGCGTCTGGCTCCTCTGGCAAGACGACCGAACCGCGGAGGCCGAGCTCTCCCGCGACGGGTCCGCTATCCACACCGAGAGCTGA
- a CDS encoding GtrA family protein gives MSDPLARLREAVPSRFEALVSGVRFGQFVSVGVIGALCDTTVLVVLTEVFGVLPEIATIVGIETAILVMFAVNDNWTFDADGEHRSLGRRLLRSHAVRAGGSTTQFVVFVVVYRLLFAPLSFAGVDLWLLVAKAGGIGVGMMVNYVFESLFTWQVHQGD, from the coding sequence ATGAGCGACCCGCTGGCCCGACTCCGTGAAGCGGTCCCCAGTCGCTTCGAAGCACTCGTCTCGGGCGTCCGCTTCGGCCAGTTCGTCTCGGTCGGCGTTATCGGTGCGCTCTGTGATACGACTGTACTCGTGGTGCTGACCGAAGTGTTCGGCGTCCTCCCGGAGATCGCCACCATCGTCGGCATCGAGACGGCGATCCTGGTGATGTTCGCTGTCAACGACAACTGGACGTTCGACGCCGACGGCGAACACCGGTCGCTCGGCCGCCGGCTCCTCCGGTCACACGCGGTCCGAGCCGGCGGCAGCACCACCCAGTTCGTCGTCTTCGTCGTCGTCTATCGCCTGCTGTTCGCCCCGCTCTCGTTCGCGGGCGTCGACCTCTGGCTCCTGGTGGCCAAAGCCGGCGGCATCGGTGTCGGGATGATGGTCAACTACGTCTTCGAGAGTCTCTTCACCTGGCAGGTCCATCAGGGCGACTGA